Proteins from a genomic interval of Granulicella sp. L56:
- a CDS encoding DHA2 family efflux MFS transporter permease subunit codes for MAATATAPADQSNEATFGVNPWLIAAAVMLATFMEVLDTSIAAVALPYIGGSLSATTDEATWVLTSYLVANAIVLPASNWFSLKFGRKRFLMSCVVIFTVASFACGAAPTLAFMLIARVVQGAGGGALQPLSQAILLESFPPKKRGAAMAVFAFGVVVAPVLGPTLGGWLTDTYSWRYAFYINIPIGILALYMINRFVHDPAYIKNAKAPFFDRYGFAALVIWTGSLQVILDKGQEVDWFGATWVRWAALALVVSFVYFIWHSWNDKDTLVDLKVLKDRNFAIGATLIFLFGIAIYSTVVVLPLFYQELLGYTAFTAGLVVAPRGIGAICGMPIIGYLSNKADPRWLLTFGFFTFGLTTLYFGGLTLEISPTTLLLPILITGFGLSFVFVPINTAAYGTLSNEQIGNASGLFNLMRNVGGSIGISLASTLLTRRSDVHQNLISGSVPITGQNFQNSLGATTHALTGFFGKSNATLPAQSMLYQQLQRQALSWAFVDVFRWLSLLSFGCIVIVWLFKKVKPGRGPAGAH; via the coding sequence ATGGCCGCAACGGCAACAGCACCGGCAGACCAGTCGAATGAAGCTACCTTCGGAGTCAATCCCTGGCTCATCGCTGCCGCCGTCATGCTCGCCACCTTCATGGAGGTACTCGACACCTCCATCGCCGCCGTGGCGCTCCCTTACATCGGCGGCTCGCTCTCGGCCACGACCGACGAAGCCACCTGGGTCCTCACCAGCTACCTCGTCGCCAACGCCATCGTCCTCCCCGCCAGCAACTGGTTCTCCCTCAAATTCGGCCGCAAGCGCTTCCTCATGTCCTGCGTCGTCATCTTCACCGTAGCCAGCTTTGCCTGCGGAGCCGCGCCCACGCTCGCCTTCATGCTCATCGCCCGTGTCGTTCAGGGAGCAGGCGGCGGAGCCCTCCAGCCGCTCTCACAGGCCATCCTGCTCGAGTCTTTCCCTCCAAAAAAACGCGGAGCCGCCATGGCCGTCTTCGCCTTCGGAGTCGTCGTCGCTCCCGTCCTCGGCCCCACCCTCGGCGGCTGGCTCACCGATACCTATTCATGGCGCTACGCCTTCTATATCAACATCCCCATCGGCATCCTTGCGCTGTACATGATCAACCGCTTCGTCCACGACCCGGCCTACATCAAGAACGCGAAGGCACCCTTCTTCGACCGCTACGGCTTCGCCGCACTAGTCATCTGGACCGGCTCCCTTCAGGTCATCCTCGACAAGGGGCAGGAAGTCGACTGGTTCGGAGCCACCTGGGTCCGCTGGGCCGCTCTCGCTCTGGTCGTCTCCTTCGTCTACTTCATCTGGCACTCATGGAACGACAAGGACACGCTCGTCGATCTCAAGGTCCTCAAAGACCGCAACTTCGCCATCGGCGCAACGCTCATCTTCCTCTTCGGCATCGCCATCTACTCCACCGTCGTCGTCCTTCCGCTCTTCTATCAGGAATTATTGGGCTACACCGCCTTCACCGCCGGTCTCGTCGTCGCGCCTCGCGGCATCGGAGCCATCTGCGGGATGCCCATCATCGGCTACCTCTCCAACAAGGCCGACCCGCGCTGGCTCCTCACCTTTGGCTTCTTCACCTTCGGCCTGACAACGCTCTACTTCGGCGGCCTTACGCTGGAGATATCGCCTACAACGCTGCTCCTGCCGATCCTGATCACCGGCTTCGGCCTCAGCTTCGTCTTTGTGCCCATCAACACCGCAGCCTACGGCACCCTCAGCAACGAGCAGATCGGCAACGCCAGCGGCCTCTTCAACCTGATGCGCAACGTCGGCGGCTCCATCGGCATCTCGCTCGCCTCCACCCTGCTCACCCGGCGCAGCGACGTCCACCAGAACCTCATCTCCGGCTCCGTTCCAATAACCGGGCAGAACTTCCAGAACAGCCTTGGAGCTACCACCCACGCGCTGACCGGTTTCTTCGGCAAGTCCAACGCCACGCTTCCCGCCCAATCGATGCTCTACCAACAGCTCCAACGCCAGGCACTAAGCTGGGCCTTCGTCGACGTCTTCCGCTGGCTCTCGCTGCTCAGCTTCGGCTGCATCGTGATCGTCTGGCTCTTCAAGAAAGTTAAACCCGGCCGCGGCCCCGCCGGAGCCCACTAG
- a CDS encoding GspE/PulE family protein has product MANVPLAIPINELGVDETERAQGLARRYHAEFVDLKNFKIQHELFKTVPVDMMFRYNFVPLEQRDGRLAIAVSDPSKLMVLDEISGLLGTRLITRVATLSQITDLLKKTEQSQRVLDEASEGLAFDVLSSEDNADENISIERLTSEDDISPIIRLVDTTIFTALERRASDIHLETFDDCLMVKYRIDGVLQQAMAPIAREHHQTILSRIKVMSELDIAERRVPQDGRFRVRYKGRLIDFRVSIMPTVHGENAVLRVLDKESMSEKFKKLSLDVVGFADRDLERFRRYIKEPYGMVLVTGPTGSGKTTTLYAALNEIKSEEDKIITIEDPVEYQIRGITQIPVNEKKGLTFARGLRSILRHDPDKILVGEIRDAETAQIAINSALTGHLVFTTVHANNVVDVLGRFLNMGVEPYNFVSALNCILAQRLVRQVCDFCAHEVHYSDAELIASGLELEEWRGFNFREGTGCIECGGTGYRGRSAIHELLELDDEIREMLLAKKPGSEIRKKAREKGMAFLRDSALERVRAGITTLREINKVTFIEAGR; this is encoded by the coding sequence ATGGCAAATGTTCCTTTGGCGATCCCAATCAACGAATTGGGCGTGGACGAGACCGAGCGCGCGCAGGGGTTGGCGCGGCGCTACCATGCGGAGTTTGTCGACCTGAAGAACTTCAAGATCCAGCATGAGCTGTTTAAAACGGTCCCGGTGGACATGATGTTCCGCTACAACTTCGTTCCGCTGGAGCAGAGGGACGGGCGGCTGGCGATTGCGGTCTCGGACCCCTCGAAGCTGATGGTGCTCGACGAGATCTCGGGGCTGCTGGGCACGCGGCTGATTACACGGGTGGCGACGCTCTCGCAGATTACCGATCTGCTGAAGAAGACGGAGCAGTCACAACGCGTGCTCGATGAAGCGAGCGAGGGGCTGGCCTTCGATGTGCTTTCGAGCGAGGACAATGCCGATGAGAACATCTCCATCGAGCGGTTGACCAGCGAGGACGATATCTCGCCGATCATCCGGCTGGTGGATACGACCATCTTTACCGCGCTGGAGCGGCGGGCCAGCGATATTCACCTGGAGACGTTCGACGATTGCCTGATGGTGAAGTACCGCATCGACGGCGTGTTGCAGCAGGCCATGGCTCCGATTGCGCGGGAGCACCACCAGACGATTCTTTCGCGAATCAAGGTCATGAGCGAGCTGGATATCGCCGAGCGACGCGTGCCCCAGGACGGCCGTTTCCGCGTTCGCTACAAGGGCAGGCTGATCGACTTTCGTGTCTCGATCATGCCTACGGTGCATGGCGAGAACGCTGTGCTGCGCGTACTCGATAAAGAGTCGATGAGCGAGAAGTTCAAGAAGCTCTCGCTCGATGTGGTGGGTTTTGCGGACAGGGACCTGGAGCGGTTTCGGCGCTACATCAAGGAGCCGTACGGCATGGTGCTGGTCACCGGGCCGACCGGGTCGGGTAAGACGACGACGCTCTACGCCGCGCTCAACGAGATCAAGAGCGAAGAAGACAAGATCATCACCATCGAAGACCCGGTTGAGTACCAGATTCGCGGCATCACGCAGATTCCGGTGAACGAGAAGAAAGGGCTTACCTTTGCCCGAGGGCTGCGGTCGATTCTGCGCCACGACCCGGACAAGATTCTGGTCGGTGAAATCCGCGATGCGGAGACGGCGCAGATCGCGATCAACTCGGCGCTCACCGGGCATCTGGTGTTTACCACCGTCCACGCGAACAACGTGGTCGATGTGCTGGGGCGCTTTTTGAATATGGGTGTCGAGCCATATAACTTCGTCTCGGCGCTGAACTGTATTCTGGCGCAGCGACTGGTGCGGCAGGTCTGCGACTTCTGTGCACACGAGGTGCATTACAGCGATGCGGAGCTGATCGCAAGCGGGCTGGAGCTGGAGGAATGGCGCGGGTTCAACTTCCGCGAGGGCACTGGATGTATCGAGTGCGGCGGCACGGGGTATCGCGGCCGGTCTGCCATCCATGAGCTGCTGGAGCTGGATGACGAGATTCGCGAGATGCTGCTGGCGAAGAAGCCGGGCAGCGAAATCCGCAAGAAGGCGAGAGAGAAGGGGATGGCGTTTCTACGCGATTCGGCGCTGGAGCGGGTTCGCGCTGGGATTACGACGCTGCGGGAGATCAACAAGGTTACGTTTATTGAGGCGGGACGTTAA
- a CDS encoding glycosyl hydrolase, whose product MRLAILILILTLTSQAKAQWDIEDSHTTASLRGIDSIGDGVAWASGTNGTVLRTQDDGSHWQACTIPPGADKLDFRGIQVFDANTAIVMSSGKGDLSRIYKTTDGCQTWKLVFTNPDADGFFDSVNRVTTKQLYLLGDPVDGKFSMYFSSDAGATWFGTDDPGLDADKGDGAFAASNSSFTSKAIFLFFGTGGGSAAHVYYSYSKCGASGNCPMAWAKSEVPIAAGSPASGVFSLALRATMNLSGKVQTALVAIGGVHDKPQLSDRTAATSSDGGKTWLLAQTMPGGYRSAVVFDSATQTWITVGPNGTDISRDDGRNWKPLKPTKEDAPDADKNWNALSLPFVVGPNGRIGKLRPTALNP is encoded by the coding sequence GTGCGCCTCGCCATCCTTATTCTCATCCTCACCCTTACCTCCCAGGCCAAAGCCCAATGGGACATCGAAGACTCCCACACCACCGCCAGCCTGCGCGGCATCGACAGCATAGGCGACGGCGTCGCCTGGGCCAGCGGAACCAACGGCACCGTCCTCCGCACCCAGGACGACGGCAGCCACTGGCAAGCCTGCACCATCCCACCCGGAGCCGACAAACTCGATTTCCGCGGCATACAGGTCTTCGACGCCAACACCGCCATCGTCATGTCCAGCGGCAAAGGCGACCTCTCCCGCATCTACAAAACCACCGACGGCTGCCAAACCTGGAAACTCGTCTTCACCAACCCAGACGCAGACGGATTCTTCGACTCCGTGAACCGTGTCACGACCAAACAGCTCTATCTGCTTGGTGACCCGGTCGACGGCAAGTTCTCCATGTACTTTTCCTCCGATGCTGGCGCAACCTGGTTCGGCACGGACGACCCCGGCCTTGATGCCGACAAAGGCGATGGAGCTTTCGCCGCCAGCAATAGCTCCTTCACCTCAAAGGCAATCTTCTTATTCTTTGGCACAGGCGGAGGTTCAGCAGCCCACGTGTACTACTCCTACTCCAAATGCGGCGCCAGCGGAAACTGTCCAATGGCCTGGGCAAAGTCAGAGGTACCCATCGCCGCTGGAAGCCCTGCTTCAGGTGTCTTTTCCCTCGCCCTGCGCGCAACAATGAACTTGTCAGGCAAGGTGCAGACCGCTTTAGTTGCCATAGGCGGAGTGCATGACAAGCCACAACTGTCCGACCGCACTGCCGCCACCTCCAGCGACGGCGGCAAGACATGGCTCCTTGCTCAGACGATGCCAGGGGGCTATCGCAGTGCAGTAGTCTTCGATTCCGCAACTCAGACCTGGATCACCGTAGGCCCCAATGGCACCGACATCTCCCGCGACGACGGTCGCAACTGGAAACCCCTCAAACCCACAAAAGAAGACGCACCCGACGCCGATAAGAACTGGAACGCTCTCTCACTCCCCTTCGTCGTAGGCCCCAACGGTCGAATCGGCAAACTTCGCCCCACAGCACTCAATCCATAA
- a CDS encoding PilN domain-containing protein gives MRISVNLATRPFVELRPLFARLRLAIVALVALAIGLGFWLHVLNGRASVAQAQMDALRAKTQQFQQERQANEARMRQPQNMSVLERSQFLNDLFERKSFSWTAVMMDLERVLPVGVQVTSIEPVITKDGDVNIRLRVSGDRDRAVELVRNLETSQRFIAPRLVNEAAQKQQGNRNQMQMQMPAAVEFDILSGYNPLPAAVVKRGAEVKADRTGGKR, from the coding sequence ATGCGTATCTCCGTCAATCTGGCAACACGTCCTTTTGTTGAGCTGCGTCCTCTCTTTGCGCGGCTGCGCCTGGCAATCGTGGCGCTGGTGGCTCTGGCGATTGGGCTGGGGTTCTGGCTCCATGTGCTGAACGGGCGTGCGAGCGTAGCGCAGGCGCAGATGGACGCGCTAAGGGCGAAGACGCAGCAGTTTCAGCAGGAGCGGCAGGCGAACGAAGCGAGGATGCGCCAGCCGCAGAACATGTCCGTGCTGGAGCGGTCGCAGTTTCTCAATGACTTGTTCGAGCGCAAGAGTTTTAGCTGGACCGCGGTGATGATGGACCTCGAAAGAGTCCTGCCCGTCGGCGTCCAGGTCACCAGCATCGAGCCGGTGATTACCAAGGACGGCGACGTCAACATTCGGCTGCGGGTGAGCGGCGACCGCGACCGTGCGGTGGAGTTGGTGAGAAATCTGGAGACATCGCAACGGTTCATTGCTCCACGGCTGGTCAACGAGGCCGCCCAGAAGCAACAGGGCAATCGGAATCAGATGCAGATGCAGATGCCGGCAGCGGTGGAGTTCGATATTTTGAGTGGCTACAATCCGTTGCCCGCGGCTGTGGTGAAGCGTGGCGCCGAGGTCAAAGCAGACCGGACCGGAGGCAAGCGATGA
- a CDS encoding type II secretion system protein, with translation MPNTDLHRLHRSETIDGRSACAGEREGEQGFLLLGLIVAIFLILLALGVAAPRAAHELRREREVETVRRGNAYVRAIEVYYLKNGNYPTSIEQLEKTNNVRFLRKRYMDPMTGKDDWRVIHLGEAKTTVKTFFGKPLGGIESTSLGGSSAGGAGSTGSAFGSSGSSSGGGLTSSFGSSSSSGSGGLTSSFGSSSSGAGGTGSTGLSSSSTSGTSSGSGSNGIGGQSGIGSAATAGPIVGIGLVKSGNSIRTLNEQTTYETWEFLYDPRIEQLKAKVSLFGGGMASTDAANLGSAADSKSSTSGDLNFGSGSSSGGQSTGGGLGSGSSGSSGFGSGTSSSPSPTTNTPQ, from the coding sequence ATGCCTAATACCGATCTACACCGATTGCACCGATCAGAGACCATTGACGGTAGATCTGCGTGTGCGGGTGAGCGCGAGGGGGAGCAGGGCTTTCTTCTGCTGGGGCTGATTGTCGCGATTTTTTTGATATTGCTGGCGCTCGGGGTTGCGGCTCCACGAGCCGCACATGAGCTGCGGCGCGAGCGCGAGGTGGAGACGGTGCGCCGAGGCAATGCCTATGTGCGGGCCATCGAGGTGTACTACCTCAAGAATGGCAACTATCCTACGTCGATCGAACAGTTGGAGAAGACCAACAACGTCAGATTCCTGCGCAAACGCTATATGGATCCGATGACCGGTAAGGACGACTGGCGGGTGATCCATTTGGGCGAGGCCAAGACCACGGTAAAGACCTTCTTCGGCAAGCCGTTGGGAGGGATTGAGAGCACCAGTCTTGGCGGCTCGTCTGCTGGCGGAGCGGGTTCAACAGGCTCGGCTTTTGGCTCGTCTGGTTCGTCATCGGGCGGCGGTTTAACCTCCTCTTTTGGATCGTCTTCGTCTTCTGGATCGGGCGGTTTGACCTCTTCCTTTGGCTCGTCTTCATCTGGAGCGGGAGGAACTGGTTCAACAGGCTTGTCATCGTCGAGCACGTCTGGAACCTCGTCCGGTTCAGGATCGAACGGGATTGGAGGCCAGTCAGGGATTGGCTCTGCGGCAACGGCTGGCCCGATTGTCGGGATCGGGCTGGTGAAGAGTGGCAACTCGATCAGGACGCTCAACGAGCAGACGACCTATGAGACGTGGGAGTTTCTCTACGATCCCCGGATCGAGCAGTTGAAGGCCAAGGTGAGTCTGTTCGGCGGCGGAATGGCTTCGACGGATGCCGCAAATCTTGGGTCGGCTGCCGATTCCAAGTCGTCGACTTCAGGAGACCTTAATTTCGGGTCGGGTTCAAGCTCGGGTGGTCAATCTACGGGCGGCGGCTTGGGAAGCGGAAGTTCTGGCAGCAGCGGCTTCGGAAGCGGAACGAGTTCCAGCCCATCTCCGACGACGAATACTCCTCAGTAG